A section of the Clostridium omnivorum genome encodes:
- a CDS encoding ABC transporter ATP-binding protein: MERVIEMKGITKVFPGTIANDNVDFELLKGETHVLLGENGAGKTTLMNILYGLYQPDKGTIAVNGNNVKIMSPNDAIKLGIGMVHQHFMLVHNFTVAENIVLGTEPKKGIKLDMKKAINEVKELSSKYGFSIDPNSVIEDISVGQQQKVEILKALFRGAETLILDEPTAVLTPQEIDELGVIINNLKAEGKSVILITHKLKEVMSMSDRVTIVRRGKVTGIVKTSETSIEQLAELMVGRKVNLTVDKKEAKIGKVVLKIENLVAKDHRGLPAVNDVSLTVREGEILGIAGVDGNGQSELVEVLTGLRKAESGEIKLRDKDIFNKTTREIINQGMGHIPEDRHKRGLILKYSIYENAVLGSHHKKPFSKGIIMNYKYIRNYCSKLIKEFDVRTPNDEVVASALSGGNQQKLIAAREISKDPEIIIASQPTRGLDVGAIEYIHGRLVQERDKGRAVMLVSLELDEIMALSDRIAVMYDGKIVAILDRKDATEHKLGILMAGGSLENDGKEVKEHE, translated from the coding sequence ATGGAAAGGGTAATAGAAATGAAAGGGATAACAAAAGTTTTCCCTGGTACTATTGCCAATGATAATGTGGATTTCGAACTGCTAAAGGGAGAAACTCATGTTTTACTTGGAGAAAATGGGGCGGGTAAAACTACACTTATGAATATTCTTTACGGATTATATCAGCCGGATAAAGGCACAATAGCTGTAAACGGTAACAATGTGAAAATTATGAGTCCAAATGATGCTATAAAACTAGGAATAGGAATGGTCCATCAACATTTTATGCTAGTACATAATTTTACTGTTGCAGAAAACATTGTTTTAGGAACTGAACCTAAAAAAGGTATTAAACTTGATATGAAAAAAGCTATTAATGAGGTAAAAGAGCTTTCTTCAAAATATGGATTTTCCATAGATCCTAACTCGGTTATTGAAGACATTTCTGTAGGACAGCAGCAAAAGGTAGAAATATTAAAGGCTCTTTTTAGAGGCGCTGAAACCTTAATACTGGACGAGCCGACAGCAGTTTTGACTCCTCAAGAAATTGATGAACTTGGAGTTATAATTAATAACCTTAAGGCTGAAGGAAAATCAGTTATACTTATCACTCATAAACTAAAAGAAGTTATGAGCATGAGTGATAGAGTTACAATAGTAAGAAGAGGTAAGGTAACTGGTATTGTTAAAACTTCGGAAACTAGTATTGAACAGCTTGCAGAACTAATGGTAGGAAGAAAAGTTAATCTTACAGTGGACAAGAAGGAAGCTAAGATTGGAAAAGTAGTTTTAAAGATAGAAAATTTAGTTGCTAAAGATCATAGAGGCCTTCCTGCAGTTAATGATGTAAGTTTAACTGTAAGAGAAGGTGAAATCCTAGGAATTGCTGGAGTAGACGGAAATGGGCAAAGTGAGCTGGTAGAAGTTCTTACTGGGCTTAGAAAAGCTGAATCAGGTGAAATTAAACTTAGAGATAAAGATATATTCAACAAGACAACCAGAGAAATAATAAATCAAGGTATGGGGCACATACCGGAAGATAGACATAAAAGAGGACTCATCTTAAAATATTCAATTTACGAAAATGCAGTATTAGGATCACATCATAAGAAGCCTTTCAGTAAGGGAATCATAATGAATTATAAATATATTAGAAATTACTGCAGTAAGCTTATAAAGGAATTCGATGTAAGAACTCCTAATGACGAAGTTGTGGCTTCTGCACTTTCGGGAGGAAACCAACAAAAATTAATAGCTGCTAGAGAAATTTCAAAGGACCCAGAAATTATTATTGCTTCTCAGCCAACAAGAGGTCTAGATGTTGGTGCTATAGAGTATATTCATGGAAGACTAGTGCAAGAAAGAGATAAGGGCAGGGCGGTTATGCTAGTGTCTCTAGAACTTGATGAAATTATGGCGCTATCTGATAGAATAGCGGTTATGTATGACGGAAAAATCGTAGCTATTCTTGATAGAAAAGATGCCACTGAACATAAGTTAGGTATACTTATGGCTGGAGGATCTCTTGAAAACGATGGGAAAGAGGTGAAGGAACATGAGTAA
- a CDS encoding BMP family lipoprotein, whose amino-acid sequence MSKKRLVALFATVAVAATLFAGCSKTEAPKTDANKPSTTKSSVKIGLSTDEGGLNDKSFNQAADTGIKKAQTEFGFDYKPIESKVKEDYENNLDALVGNGSNLVVGVGFQMETAIENIAKKYPDKNFALIDSGAFEDPTAKDPKQLKNVHSYLFKSEEGSFLMGVIAGKMTKSNKIGFIGGKDFALINSFEAGFAAGVKAVNPTAAADLMSRKTVKYADSFGDSAKGKELAKALINDGCDVIYHAAGGVGEGMFQAIKEAKDGGKNVWGIGVDMDQAATLPQYANYILSSCIKRVDTATYEAAKAVVNGTFKGGEIQSLGLKEDGVGIAPTSSKNVPKDVLDLVTKYQDAIKAGKITVPGKNEDVKNFTAPTV is encoded by the coding sequence ATGAGTAAGAAAAGATTAGTTGCATTATTTGCAACAGTAGCAGTAGCTGCTACATTATTTGCTGGTTGCTCAAAAACAGAAGCACCAAAGACAGATGCTAACAAGCCATCAACAACTAAGTCAAGTGTTAAGATTGGACTTTCCACAGATGAAGGTGGATTAAACGATAAGTCCTTTAACCAAGCTGCTGACACAGGTATCAAAAAGGCACAAACAGAGTTTGGATTTGACTATAAGCCTATTGAATCAAAAGTAAAAGAAGACTATGAAAACAACCTAGATGCTCTAGTAGGAAATGGATCAAATCTAGTTGTTGGTGTAGGATTCCAAATGGAAACTGCAATAGAAAATATAGCAAAGAAATATCCAGATAAAAACTTTGCATTAATTGACTCTGGCGCATTTGAAGATCCAACAGCTAAAGATCCAAAGCAATTAAAGAACGTTCATTCATATTTATTTAAATCAGAAGAAGGTTCTTTCTTAATGGGAGTTATTGCTGGTAAAATGACAAAGTCTAATAAAATTGGATTTATTGGCGGAAAAGACTTCGCATTAATAAATAGTTTCGAAGCAGGATTTGCTGCTGGTGTTAAGGCTGTTAATCCAACAGCTGCTGCTGACTTAATGAGCAGAAAAACTGTTAAGTATGCTGACAGCTTTGGTGATAGTGCTAAGGGTAAAGAATTAGCTAAAGCTCTTATCAATGATGGTTGTGACGTTATATACCACGCAGCTGGTGGTGTTGGAGAAGGAATGTTCCAAGCTATAAAAGAAGCTAAAGATGGTGGAAAGAATGTTTGGGGTATCGGTGTTGATATGGACCAAGCAGCTACACTTCCTCAATATGCTAACTACATACTATCAAGCTGCATAAAGAGAGTTGACACTGCAACTTATGAAGCAGCTAAAGCTGTTGTAAATGGTACATTCAAGGGTGGAGAAATCCAATCACTTGGATTAAAAGAAGATGGTGTTGGTATAGCTCCAACTTCAAGCAAGAATGTTCCAAAAGATGTTCTTGATTTAGTTACTAAGTACCAAGATGCAATAAAGGCTGGTAAGATAACTGTTCCAGGTAAGAATGAAGATGTAAAGAACTTTACAGCTCCAACAGTTTAA